In the Leptospira neocaledonica genome, CGGCTCCTCCATGAGAGGACATTGGTTGGATTGTATCTACTACCCAACCACCGGTATTGAATACTTCTTTGCCTGAAATTTTTAAGCCTAAGTCTTGGGTTTCCACTGCGAAAGGTTTATGTGTATGACCAAAAATGAATGTATAATCATTCGGAAATTCTCTCTTACTTTTTTGAGTCTCTGATTTCCATTGTGCAGGAAGAGTTTCTCCTAAATATGAATCCATATTATGAACTACTTCGTCGCTTAGAACTGAGTTGGACATTCCTCTTTCTGCTTGGCCTACTTTTACTACAACTTTGGTAAGAATAGATTTGAGCACCCAGGCAAAGATAGTCTTGAGAAAGAGGGCTACTTTTAAATTTCGAACCGCATAGTCGGCTACATTCTTAGCGAGTCTGCTCACTGCTTTTTCGTCTTGGAGCATATCGTAAATAAGCCCAATGCCTGTTCCCACTTTGCCGGACCTTCCTAGAGTAGACCAGAAGAAGTCGATCCATGCAAAATTCTCCCTCTCTAATACATAGATGGATGTTGGATTTGGGACTTCTACTTGTTTTCTGAATGGAATATAATTCCCCATTTTTTTCCAAAGGGATTGAGTAGGCTTTGGCTTATCCTTGTCCTCATCTATTTCAGGCAGCAGAACTCTTTGCACTGTACTCATTAAGGAATAGATGTTTTCCAAAAAATGTCCGTGAGTTAAGAACACGGAACGTTTTCCGTTTTTAGAAGGAATTTCCAAATTCGGATATGCAATCACTGCCTCAGCTCTTTTTAACTTTTTGTTTCGTCTTAAAATTCCAGTGAGTAGATCGGATTGTATGAAGTCCGGATTTACCATCTTGGTCGTATGCCAAGTTTGATTGATGTATTGGTTCGGTTTTAGGTTCGCGATATATTCCATATACTGTTTCTCTCTCGCGGTTTCCCAAAGATGGTGATCATGGTTTCCTGGAATATAAAGAATACTTTCGGAAAAATGATGTTTCGTTTCCTTATAAGCAATATCCAAAAATCTTTCGAAGGTCATTGATGCTTCGTTGATATCGCCTAATGCTAACTCAAGCACGTCGCCTAATAATATAAATTGAGGAGGTTTAGAAGAACCGTTTACCGAGTGAACGATATGTTTCAAACAGTTTAGAAGTTCTGCAAGTGCGGGAGAAGTTTTCTGAGGATTTACTTTGAATCTATCCGAATCTTTTACGGGGTCCGGGAATTCTTCAATGTATGTAAGTAAACTGTTATATGCTCCTAGGTGAATGTCGGAGATAACGATATATTTAATTTTACTCTTAGGCATTTAGGATGTGAATCATTCAAAAAACGTTAATAAAATCAATTAATTATTGCTATTTTTAGGTAAATGGGGCAAATAAGTAGATTTTTCGACGTTAGGAGGCCTACTTGAAATTTTACGAGGCTATAATAATCGGAACCGGATTCGGCGGTTCGATCAATGCCTGTCGTTTGTCTAAAAAATGGCCAGGCAAAGTTTTAGTACTCGAACGAGGGAAAGAATATCCTAAAGGTTCTTTTCCCAGATCTCCTGAGGGAATGTCCAAAAACTTCTGGAATGTTCCGGAAGAAGGTCCTATTCCTAGATCTTCCAAGTTCAAAAGAGCGGGTAGGCAAACCGGACTATTCGATATTCGTAATTATCCAAAACTAGATGTAGTTCTTTCCGCCGGTTTAGGTGGAGGTTCTTTGATCTACGCAAACGTATTTTTAGAGCCTCCGGATCATATTTTCGATCACCGTTGGCCGGAAACTATTAAAAAGAAACATTTAAAACCTTATTATAAAATAGTAAAAGATATCTTGGGCTCTAGGCCTATCCCTGATACCGGAGAGGATAGACGTAAGGTAGTTCGGACAGAATTGTACGAATATTTTGCAAAGCATGAATCCAGAGTTTCCAAAAGAGCGGACATAAACGTATTTTTTGGAAACGATTTTAAGAAACCGACTCCTATTGGAGTCCAGGAAAAGAATCGTTTCGGAGCTGTCCAAACTTCCTGCACTTATTGTGCAGAATGTGATGTGGGATGTAATACTCATTCTAAAAACACTCTGGATTTAAATTATCTTTTTGTAGCGAGGAATTCGAACAAGGCCGAGATCAAAACGGAACATCTTGCTACCAAAATTGTTCCTTTGAATAGCAAAGGAG is a window encoding:
- a CDS encoding metallophosphoesterase; translated protein: MPKSKIKYIVISDIHLGAYNSLLTYIEEFPDPVKDSDRFKVNPQKTSPALAELLNCLKHIVHSVNGSSKPPQFILLGDVLELALGDINEASMTFERFLDIAYKETKHHFSESILYIPGNHDHHLWETAREKQYMEYIANLKPNQYINQTWHTTKMVNPDFIQSDLLTGILRRNKKLKRAEAVIAYPNLEIPSKNGKRSVFLTHGHFLENIYSLMSTVQRVLLPEIDEDKDKPKPTQSLWKKMGNYIPFRKQVEVPNPTSIYVLERENFAWIDFFWSTLGRSGKVGTGIGLIYDMLQDEKAVSRLAKNVADYAVRNLKVALFLKTIFAWVLKSILTKVVVKVGQAERGMSNSVLSDEVVHNMDSYLGETLPAQWKSETQKSKREFPNDYTFIFGHTHKPFAVETQDLGLKISGKEVFNTGGWVVDTIQPMSSHGGAVLFIDEDANVASFKVYTEGEIKPSFLVPDGKTNPMYETLVETVDLQNRKFGALSKSLDEEIRLRRRLLKVRIKE